A genomic stretch from Bacillus sp. E(2018) includes:
- a CDS encoding NUDIX hydrolase, which translates to MSNKEALKQYDIKKYRTPDGYTSDICVFTIISEKNEAYKPPTMDLKIMLIKRAALDSEGNMNIEANKWAIPGGFVQDDETGFQAAKRELEEETNISGIHIKQFGVYDEPGRDPRGWIISNAHYAIVPDTYLSLRKAQDDAADIELFSIKEVLNLDLAFDHKQIIADAIQVITNDLLQTTVAKNFLPENFTYSELQAVLKTVTNDSAILSDQSFSRKIKSLPFIQEVQGKTTTRTSKRATKLYTFIDMDVIKPIYTARY; encoded by the coding sequence TTGTCTAATAAGGAAGCATTGAAACAATATGACATCAAAAAATATCGCACACCAGATGGTTACACTTCCGATATTTGTGTATTTACGATTATCTCAGAAAAAAATGAGGCATATAAACCTCCTACGATGGATCTTAAAATCATGCTGATCAAAAGAGCGGCACTTGATTCAGAAGGAAATATGAACATTGAAGCAAACAAGTGGGCGATTCCAGGAGGTTTCGTGCAAGATGATGAAACCGGTTTTCAAGCAGCTAAACGAGAGTTAGAAGAAGAGACGAATATCTCGGGTATTCATATTAAACAGTTTGGCGTATACGATGAACCTGGACGCGATCCTAGAGGATGGATTATCTCAAACGCACATTATGCAATTGTTCCAGATACGTATCTATCTTTAAGAAAAGCACAAGATGATGCAGCTGATATTGAATTGTTTTCGATAAAAGAAGTACTGAACCTAGATCTAGCCTTTGATCATAAACAAATCATTGCAGATGCGATTCAAGTCATTACCAACGATCTGTTGCAAACGACTGTAGCTAAGAATTTCTTACCTGAAAACTTTACGTATTCTGAACTTCAGGCTGTTTTAAAAACCGTAACAAATGATTCTGCGATTTTGAGTGATCAATCATTTTCAAGGAAGATAAAATCTCTTCCTTTTATTCAAGAAGTACAAGGAAAAACAACAACAAGAACGTCGAAGAGAGCAACAAAACTTTATACATTTATTGATATGGATGTAATAAAGCCAATCTATACAGCACGTTATTGA
- a CDS encoding nicotinate phosphoribosyltransferase, translating to MNNKYVDDSLTLHTDLYQINMAETYWEDNIHNKRAVFEVFFRKLPFGNGYAVFAGLERIIDFLKNFKFTTTDIDYLRDELGYGEDYLEYLKQVKFTGTVRSMVEGELVFANEPIIRIEAPLAEAQLIETAILNIVNYQTLIATKASRIKQVVGEERVMEFGTRRAQEMDAAIWGTRAAFIGGFEATSNVRAGKRFGIPVAGTHAHALVQAYRDEYTAFHKYARRHKDCVFLVDTYDTLRSGVPTAIKVAKELGNKINFQGIRLDSGDLAYLSKEARKMLDEAGFTDTKIIASNDLDENTIINLKAQGAKIDSWGIGTKLITAYDQPALGAVYKLVSIEDDQGNMVDTIKISGNPEKVTTPGLKKVYRIINTQNNKSEGDYIALDNEMPQEESRLKMFHPVHTFISKFVTNFKAKELHQDIFVEGNVVYETPTLKEIQLFAKENLEVLWDEYKRMMHPEEYPVDLSQACWDNKMKNIQDVQTKVMSLIEEGESHNG from the coding sequence ATGAACAATAAATATGTTGATGATAGTTTAACGCTGCACACAGATCTTTACCAGATTAATATGGCGGAAACTTACTGGGAGGACAATATTCATAATAAGAGAGCTGTTTTTGAAGTGTTCTTTCGCAAACTTCCTTTCGGGAACGGGTATGCTGTATTTGCTGGATTAGAAAGAATCATAGATTTTCTGAAGAACTTTAAGTTTACAACAACTGATATTGATTACCTTCGAGATGAGTTAGGGTACGGAGAAGATTATTTGGAATATCTGAAACAAGTGAAATTTACGGGTACCGTTCGGTCTATGGTGGAGGGAGAATTGGTCTTCGCAAACGAGCCGATCATACGAATAGAAGCACCATTAGCAGAAGCACAGCTTATTGAAACAGCTATTCTAAATATCGTAAACTACCAGACACTTATTGCTACAAAAGCATCTCGTATTAAGCAAGTGGTTGGAGAAGAAAGAGTGATGGAATTTGGAACACGCAGAGCACAAGAGATGGATGCTGCGATTTGGGGAACGAGAGCCGCTTTTATCGGTGGTTTTGAAGCAACGTCTAATGTCAGAGCAGGAAAACGATTCGGCATACCAGTAGCAGGTACACATGCTCATGCCCTCGTCCAAGCATATCGCGATGAATATACAGCATTTCATAAATATGCCCGACGTCACAAAGACTGTGTGTTCTTAGTCGATACGTATGATACTTTGCGATCAGGAGTTCCTACAGCGATTAAGGTTGCTAAAGAACTAGGAAACAAAATTAATTTTCAGGGAATACGTTTAGATAGTGGAGATCTCGCTTACCTATCGAAAGAGGCGAGAAAGATGCTTGACGAGGCTGGATTCACAGATACAAAGATTATTGCCTCAAACGATCTAGATGAGAATACGATCATCAATCTAAAAGCGCAAGGTGCAAAAATAGATTCATGGGGAATTGGTACAAAACTGATTACCGCTTATGACCAGCCAGCATTAGGAGCGGTCTACAAACTTGTCTCGATTGAAGACGATCAAGGGAATATGGTAGACACGATTAAAATCAGCGGAAATCCTGAAAAGGTAACGACTCCTGGTTTGAAAAAAGTGTATCGAATCATAAATACACAGAATAACAAATCTGAAGGTGATTATATTGCGCTGGACAATGAAATGCCTCAAGAAGAGTCTAGACTTAAAATGTTTCATCCTGTTCATACGTTTATCAGTAAATTTGTAACAAACTTTAAAGCGAAAGAGCTTCATCAAGATATTTTTGTTGAAGGTAACGTTGTCTATGAAACTCCTACTCTTAAAGAGATACAGCTCTTTGCCAAAGAAAATCTAGAAGTATTATGGGACGAATACAAACGGATGATGCATCCTGAAGAATATCCAGTTGATCTTAGTCAAGCGTGCTGGGATAACAAGATGAAGAACATTCAAGACGTGCAAACAAAAGTAATGTCATTAATTGAAGAAGGAGAATCACACAATGGGTAA
- a CDS encoding DUF4037 domain-containing protein, producing the protein MKLKDIASKMAAIYKENKKVQAVLLAGSVSRGWEDKHSDIELNIFWSEPPTDEDRMIPIHAIDGSIIEFHPYEEEEWAESYLTPQNVKLEISSFLTSTAHTWIKEVVEEYEVDYGKQCMASSVFYGVSLYGNRMITELKKEVEVYPDQLAQNMIEENLALWSRWNNRYALLDRNEWIMLYDLMVGVQKKILGTLFGLNKLYIHHPSFKWMHKYSEIFTIKPENLDERLSQILIQNVHESIKELELLIQEIYNLVEKHYPDLPFLAAYKEKMSFVRPENKG; encoded by the coding sequence TTGAAGTTAAAAGATATAGCTAGTAAAATGGCAGCTATTTATAAAGAAAACAAAAAAGTGCAGGCTGTATTATTGGCTGGCTCTGTTTCAAGAGGGTGGGAAGACAAACACTCGGATATTGAACTGAATATTTTCTGGTCGGAACCTCCAACTGATGAAGATAGAATGATTCCCATTCACGCGATAGATGGATCCATTATAGAATTTCATCCATATGAAGAGGAGGAATGGGCAGAGAGCTATTTAACGCCTCAAAATGTAAAGCTTGAGATCAGCAGTTTTTTAACATCTACAGCACATACGTGGATAAAAGAAGTAGTGGAAGAGTATGAGGTCGATTATGGCAAACAGTGTATGGCTTCATCCGTGTTTTATGGAGTAAGTTTGTACGGAAATCGAATGATTACTGAACTGAAAAAAGAAGTGGAAGTGTATCCAGATCAATTAGCACAAAACATGATTGAAGAAAATCTAGCTTTATGGAGTAGATGGAACAACCGGTATGCTCTCTTGGATAGGAACGAGTGGATCATGTTGTATGATCTAATGGTGGGTGTACAGAAGAAAATTCTCGGAACATTATTTGGTTTGAATAAATTATATATTCATCATCCGTCCTTTAAGTGGATGCACAAATACAGCGAGATTTTTACAATAAAGCCCGAAAATTTGGATGAACGGCTATCCCAAATCTTAATACAAAATGTCCATGAGAGTATAAAAGAATTAGAGCTATTGATTCAAGAAATTTATAATCTTGTGGAAAAACATTACCCTGACCTTCCATTTTTAGCAGCTTATAAAGAAAAAATGAGCTTTGTTCGGCCAGAGAATAAAGGATGA
- the nadD gene encoding nicotinate (nicotinamide) nucleotide adenylyltransferase has translation MGKIGIYGSSFDPITNVHLWTASTVAHRCKLDKVIFLPCSSKRKDKTMKTSDIHRWEMLQLAISNNHTFIADDYEMLQEAWEVYTYYTMEHFKEKYPDDEVYFIMGADLLVDIADGKWKYDEELVSSNKFIVMARDEINMVKTISRSPILRNHDDGTKFHLIDKGLSMEISSTYIRDEFSKDGEPRYLLPDACYEYIKKHELYSS, from the coding sequence ATGGGTAAGATTGGAATCTACGGCTCATCTTTTGACCCAATAACGAATGTACATCTATGGACAGCGAGTACCGTTGCACATCGCTGTAAGCTAGACAAAGTGATCTTCCTTCCATGTTCAAGTAAACGAAAAGATAAAACGATGAAAACATCTGATATCCATCGCTGGGAGATGCTTCAGCTCGCGATTTCAAATAATCATACATTTATAGCCGATGATTATGAAATGCTTCAAGAAGCTTGGGAAGTATATACGTATTACACAATGGAACACTTTAAAGAAAAATATCCTGATGATGAAGTGTATTTCATTATGGGAGCAGATCTGTTAGTTGATATTGCTGATGGTAAGTGGAAGTATGATGAAGAGTTAGTCTCGAGCAATAAATTTATTGTGATGGCAAGGGACGAGATCAACATGGTCAAAACGATCTCTCGCTCACCGATCCTAAGAAATCATGATGATGGCACAAAATTTCATCTGATTGATAAAGGGCTGTCTATGGAAATTAGCAGCACGTATATTCGTGATGAATTTTCTAAGGACGGTGAACCAAGGTATCTATTGCCTGATGCCTGTTATGAATATATAAAAAAACATGAACTGTACTCTTCATAA
- a CDS encoding isochorismatase family cysteine hydrolase, whose amino-acid sequence MKKALINIDYTFDFVADEGALTCGKPGQDIEDEITSVTEQFINNGDYVVFAIDQHHNDDKFHPENELFPPHNIDGTPGRELYRNLQKVYETHKTNSNVYWMDKTRYSAFAGTDLLMKLRERGITEVHIVGVCTDICCLHTAVDAYNEGLKIVVHEKGVASFNQAGHEWALGHFKSCLNAEII is encoded by the coding sequence ATGAAAAAAGCGTTGATCAATATTGACTACACATTTGATTTTGTAGCAGATGAAGGTGCACTAACTTGTGGGAAACCAGGTCAAGATATTGAAGATGAGATTACCTCTGTCACGGAACAATTTATTAACAACGGTGATTATGTTGTTTTTGCTATAGATCAGCATCATAACGATGATAAGTTTCATCCAGAAAACGAGCTTTTTCCTCCACATAACATTGATGGTACACCTGGGCGTGAACTTTACAGAAATCTTCAAAAAGTCTATGAAACACACAAAACAAACTCAAATGTTTATTGGATGGATAAGACCCGATACAGTGCCTTCGCAGGTACAGATTTATTAATGAAGCTTCGTGAACGTGGTATTACAGAGGTTCACATCGTAGGAGTGTGCACAGACATCTGCTGTCTTCATACCGCTGTCGATGCTTACAATGAGGGACTTAAGATCGTTGTTCATGAAAAAGGAGTAGCGAGCTTCAATCAAGCAGGACATGAGTGGGCATTAGGACATTTTAAGAGCTGTTTGAACGCAGAAATTATTTAA